TAGGAAAATATTTTCATAGTTTGTAGCTGATACTTAGCTTGGCTAGCTAACTAGGAAAATATTTTCATGTTTTGTAACCGAGAATTTCTTAGCTGATACTTAGCTGATACTTATCTTGGCTAGCTGATAAATGCAAATGTGAATTTCTTCTAATAATATGTATTTGTAATAGGCCATGCCATGACCGCCTCGTCTTGAGCACCCCggcgtgacgatcccggatcttgacgcgcttctcgacggccgccgacatcgacactcggttgttcgactacttcctctacagccgagggtgagctaaatttccaacttcttctccgcattttatttatgtcactagattcattttccaagtcaagttgcgtaacctaggtgtcacttcccgtcctcaagcgttacgcggataaatatgcattagtggtcggcatattttcaaccgtaatgcttgcggcatttacgggacagtcggcggatccgtagttgggtacgttctccatgctctgctccggtccgagtcaggatttcggcagcgcctcaccgttgttctccggatgcacatcctcttgtctttttggcgagacgtgtatcgggagagcagcggggaggtgctgccgaaattttgactcggaccggggtagagcatggagaacgtactcaatctacggatccggcggctgctaggagcccacctagtagagatgtaggttgatgcattcgttttgcctgttaaaaaaaattaaaatatgatgcattttcctatttgatataaatgctatgcttgtcgtttggcttccaatagagcagaggatggctgataatggatggatgtacaccgGCCGTGTTAGTGCGACTAATAAAACAGATGAGTGGATAAGGAAGACTTGGCATTTAGTGAAGGAGTTGGCGCGTGGTACAAAACAGAAGGTTCAGCCACTTTGCCCGTGCAATCGTTGCTTGAAGCATCACCGTCGTGGAAAGGATGACATGATTAAACACCTTacgcaatatgggtatatgcctcgttacgtcacgcagatcgactttgatgagcacgaacgtgacagaggtgaggtgatgcggcagcggctcaatggcaatgagtacgatggggttagagactttctagatgatcttgtCGATGCCCACATGCCAGAGTCGCCACCTTCACGGGAGGACCCGCCGAGAACCGGAGGAACCTCCgtaaccggaggaaccagagccgaccgcgaaggccttctatgatatgatagccgctgctaagacgcctctgtacgatggcgccgagatttctcagctcgatgccatctcccaatgtctagccgacaagacccggtacaacaccacccgtgacggcttcgaagcaagtctgaaaacaaccggtaacatgttgcccaaagggcattgtctgcctaaacgcctgcacgagacgaggcaactcatgtcggcgctcaacatggattatcaaaggatagactgttgtgAACATGGCTGTGTTCTCTTAAGAGCTTGAtttgcggaggacaagtactgtcccatttgtaaggcctctaggtatgaagaggtaacgggaaaggatggtcaggtgaggcagtcaaagatcgcaaagtcgattcttcggtatctcccattcataaaaagaatccagcggctttacttgaTCGAGGAGACCGCCAAGCAGATGATGTGGCACAAGATGGGGACTCGAATAAAGGACAATCGAGGGGCGgacgaagatgggacatccatccgatggcaatgcatggaagaactttgatagAAAATACCCCCATAGGGCAGCGGATGCTCGGAATGTCGAATTGCGATAGCTAcggatggcttcaatccatatggtatgtcgaattCCAATTACGGttgttggcccgtgtttgtaattccgctcaatctccctcccggagtcctaatgacgaggaagaccatgtttacgtcgctgatcattccagggccccattacccggggaagaacttgagtgtctacatgcagccgattgtggacgatttgaaccactcttggcaccacgggacgttgacgtacgaccgagcatcgaagacaaacttctgcatgaaagtttggttgcagtataccatgcatgacatgcccgggtacgccctaacatgcggatggtgtacagctggtaaatGGCCATGCCCGGTGTGCGAGGCATCGACTTGCGTTCCTTTGGCTAAGaaagggtcgcaagtatgttgcgtttgacacgaatcggccgtacctcaaacggaggcatccgttcgagaagacaaaaagaacttcaagaaaggcaaagttgtgcatgaagtaacagaggtgccaaagttcgatggtatagctgttgatgccgagctacgtgctctcgtgccggcggcatcggaagctggccatcaatttgagggatatggtgtaacgcacaaccggactcacgaggcagccttaacgaagctcgagtattacaaggacctcgaacttccccataacatcgatgtgatgcacaccgtaaagaatgtcgcggagtccttatttcacacgtgcctaaacattcccgggaagtcaaaggataatgtcaaggctagagtcgatgttgagaagctctatgataggaagaaattacacatgcaacgtcctactggccgtcgaaagaattggttcaagccgcacgccgacttctgccttgattccatccaaaagaaggaggcattcaagtggctaaaatacgttgtgatgttccctgatggttattgttcgaatatgagcaagggagtcaatctttcgacgggaaaagtcaccgggctcaagagtcacgactatcatatatggattgagcggctgatgccggtgatgcttcgagggtatctccccgagaaaatatggcgagtgctcgcggagttgagccatttcttccgcacgctctgtgctaagcagatatgtcctaaggttattgagaagctgcaagttcaagtgccggagttgctatgcaatttggagatgatctttccgccaggcttctttactccgatggcacatctcattgtgcacctacGCAAACGAGGCACTATTGGGTGGCCCAGTGCAGTTTCggtggcagttttgtattgagagagagttcaagtatattcggaagataactggaaacaaagccaagattgaagcatgcatagctgaggcaacgtgccttcgggagatggcagatgccgcaacaacgtactatcctgatgaagttcccactctgcataacccggtctctcgttacaatgtcgacgtgcccatgaatgaccccaagcttcaactattccaatgtcccggtggcaaggctggtaaaggacaaaaatatagattggagagggaagagaaggattgcataatgctctatgtgcttatgaacatgaaggaagtggtggggggggacgacgacgatggcggtcacgatttcattaggtaacatggtgtaatgcttattgtatctagtttcgatcacctacactcaactcggtctaatgcttattgtatcctttcagcgaattcacggatgaacagtggtggcttccgcgcgatcccacgggcgcggagttggagactctactgaaagagggtgctcccgaagtaaaaataaactttgtgtcttggttcatgaaaaaagtaatgtctaagctgtccctcttacctaccaatatgtgacttgtccctgttattccacgtaactaatgcacacaacaaatttgaaccgtgcttgtagggagctgatgcaaacattgagatgacagatgagttgagatgtgtttcccaaggttgtaaccgtgacgtcatgaagtatgagaagtatgacgtgaatgggtttcgattccatacagagacacaccagaagggccgggcgaatccaaaaacgataaatactggtgtcttcactaaaggatccgatacctttgattactacgggaggttagagaatgtatacgagctgaccttcaatcgtacaaacaaacaactcaatctcgttgtgttcaagtgtcattggttcgacccaagaggtggacagagaattaccaagtccattgggttagttgaagttaagccttccaccacctataccggagccgatgtctatattgttgctcaccaagccaagcaagtttattatttgccgtacccatgcagaaagcggccctcaacggctgggaagtcgtgttccaggtatcgccacatggtaacctaccgattccctccgaggacgattacaacaacattgaccctgtaacatacgagggaattttctatcaagaggaagaggacttcgggcactttgagttagaatgtgttcttgaagaggacctcgggaacgatgcagaaactcgtggtgagtcagtggtggatctaaaggacatagatatgctcgagaagttacaagtggaagatgatagcgatgatgagcctccacccgtctatcaaaatccaacttactactcaaaagatagtgatagtgatagtggcaaggagaaacaaaatgagattgacgatgagattgatgacggctggtgagggtcttttatgtgtttatatttcaacatgcttcttatttgtttagtatctttatgcttagtatttatatttttttcaacatgcttctttattgtttagtatctttatgcttattatttatatatttttgaacatgcttcttaattgtttagtgtctttatgcttactatttatatatttttcaacatgcttcttaattgttttctctttctcaatgcaggtgattgaacaatatgagcggcggcaaggaggactcgtcgagcttgcttaagaagatgcaacaacgcaagaacaatgttagaaggagtgagagggaaccgcgtcgcaatccgcgttacgaggacggcgcggtaggaggaggaggacgaggacgaggacgaggacggggacgaggtggtggagctggaggtggcttgggaggaggtggaggtggaggtggaggtggctggggaggaccggactttgagccaccaccctcggcttcaggcgacgttgcttccgggttctttttggaggggacgtctagagaggaggcggagacggagtctagagccgaggaggactctagccgcgggtttgagactccggaggaggatgggcggccgaaggcactgaagattcgtggggaagcgagagtccccgacgagaggaaggagcctaagacccatgaggcgaagacccttattattcctgctggccctgagtaagtgtactaatttggcaatttcgattttcatgtactaatgtttgattttcatgtgctaatgtttgattttcatgtgcagcaattggatatttcctccgggggtcaaggggcgcctgcctagcagcatgattggagctttgcttaggaagttctggccgggcaagTACTATCCCCTCGGCCTTGTCCCAGTggcgagaagaagctagccactacttggacggactacgagagtgcccctggcgtaggcttcccgacggctgctgaggccgtgatgagaaagttttgggtaagacatattttctcgagcttcgttcatatttgatgaccccaatgttctaactcatgaatctcacaattgttttttgcatgattgaagtgttttttatcgtgtggcgcccgaggttgaggagacggccgcgaacaggactttgcgggcgacttgtgagaggttgacaccgtAGGTGTGGTACAACCAAAGGATCACGTCCGCGGGTCACTTACGGGCAGAGAGGCGAGAGGGTCCATAAGCCGGACATTGTCGGTAAGAATGCTAAGGCCGAGTACGAGATGACGGTGGAggactacatgtcggtgagtaaaatgtcaatgagattctacattgctactaagttgcgattgcattagattgagttgagtattgcattttcaggttatccccgattgggccgagccgcatgccgaggcatgggaggagatggttaggacgaggtggctcaagatggacgaggactttgcagccgtggcgaggcggaacgcggagaaccgaggcgacggtggcacacactgtgggggaaacctcagctacgagcgctacaaggggaagacggtatgtatacattttattttccttcaggttcaaagttggtactcacaacatttcctttcgcgatgcagagggccgcgttaggacccgaggaggagatgtctgacctcgagatatacaacaagatgcggcttaagaagcccgatctctcgcagcctcagccctcgctccctgagtacttcggcacctacgccgggacgtcgagaactactgcgagatggtgaggcatcgtcacccggaggtggatgaccccatgagcgcggaggtcgacgaggagtcgttggtcctgtcgtccggagggttgccgcatggccgtctcgccatgctgaacaaggccgtcaagcataccctcaccacgaccttcacgcgtctcaaggcgggactcaccaaggacagcccccctctcccgcctcgtcgccgggctcggcaacaacccgcatacgacgtaagtttccctcatttccatcctctttccgactttcgttcatacattgctaagtgctaacgagacatgaatttgtgaaattgtagcctgacttcgaggcggcctacgtggccgctcatcaagaatatcaggtggccttcaaccagcaccagcagcagttcatggagtacatggcatatatacatgtaagttccaacctttgttttcgcaaatgatgacaagtcccactttcccctagtttgatgcttcatttctgcaaagactgacatgtaaactatcttgcaggcgtcgtttgtggccaatcaaactggacagacagcggatttagggccgatgcctccctttccggggccggcgccaaacatgccatcgaaggaaaatttcgctgcggagtactatgggagaacaacggtaagttcttcgccaaaccgaatactacggctttcctttgcctcgcaaattgctaacatctcgggaacatgtgtttagggaacgggatgttccggaaaccagggtggtgggagggacatgacaccggttcatcatggtggtccttctcccggtgctacacccggtacttctcccggtacttctcccggtccttctcccggtggttcttccgcagcttctaccggaaggaatcggccggtgtttagcggcgacgagctcctctagTTGTCCCATAGTAGCTACTTATGTATCCGCACTATGACACTATGACACTTGTACCTATGTTATGAGACTACGACTATGTATCCGCAACTATGTTATGAGACTTGAACTTCGTGTTATGTCTATTTGCACTTACTCTATTTCGTGTGAATTAATTTGTGATTTAATGTGCTGCTAATCCTGGGAAACAACCAAACcagcaaaaaaaagaaaaattggTCATCTCTACGCCGACGGGTTCCCCCTCGGGGTAGCGTCGACATGAACCATATGGCACCCTCTACGCCGACGGCTTCCCCCTCGGGGTAGCGTCGAGTGAAACAGGGGCGCGACGCGTGGcagtctacgccgacggccacccgctCGGCGTAGGATGCGCCACGGCCCGCCAGGACGCGCCGCGTGGCAGTGTACGCCGACGGCCGCGCCCCTCGGCGTAGCGTGCAGCGCAGCTCGCCAGGATGCGACGCGTGgcggcgtacgccgacggccgcgcCCCTCGGCGTAGCGTGCAGCACAGCTCGCCAGGGTGCGACGCGTGGCGCGGTACGCCGACGGCTGCCCCCTCGGCGTAGCCGTAACGGCCGTCAGCTCGACGGCGCCCGTTAGCGTGCTACGCCGAGCGCTAGTACGCCGACGGGTGGCCTGGCCCTCGGCCCTCTCGTTCTACGCCGACGGTCGctgatacgccgagggccacgtGGCTTCTGCCGAGGCCAACCTTGCccgaggagctacgccgagggtCCCCGTCGGCGTACCGTACGCCGACGGCTAGGCCGTGGTACGCCGAGGGCCGGAGGCCGTCGGCATAGGTAGAGATTCCTGTAGTGAGAGGCCATAGTGCATTTAAAATATTCATCTCGTTAGAAATAACATGCATGGTAGGGAAACTAACAAAACAATCAACCTACTTCTTATTAGTTGTTGATGACATAGTACTAATTTGTTCTAAATCAGTGACAACTAATTTGAAACGGATGGAAGTATCGGATACACATTGAAATATTCTTCAGGGCTTCATGCATACACAAGAGTTGAAATCATGTACTCGCTCCCTTCCATAATACTCTAACACTTATTTTGGATCAGGGGGAGTAAGTGTTGGTGATTTAATGTACTATATTTGTATTAGCTACTAAGCCACTAACACTTGTTTTAAATTGGAGGGAGTAACTAAATAACCAGCCAGATTAATTTAGTTTCACTTCCCTAATGCTCAATGGAAAAGTACCATATCCTGCGTCAATGTCAACACGTCTAGCTGCAAATAATTGAACTGAACTTATGGTAACGTAACCTCCTAATCATTCAATTCATTCTTAATTAACAGACCGTCCGGCTAAAGTCTTTTATTCCTCTCGTGTTGTCAATCCTTGATCTATAAATAGTCGTAGCAACTACACCATTGTCACCATCAAACATTCCTCGCAAGTCTCTTTTCTTAAACATACACACGAATAGTAAGTAAACATGTCGACGGCCACGACATCCAAGATTATGCTGCTTATGGCGTTCATGGCCGCCGCACTGAGCTCCGTCTCGATGGCCAGCGGGCTTCGCTACAATTTCTACAACACATCATGCCCGGGAGCCGAGGACAAGGTGAGGAGCGTCGTCCAGAGCCTGATCAGCAACGACGCCACCATGGGCGCCGCATTTGTCCGACTCTTCTTCCACGACTGCTTCGTTAGAGTACGTGTATCCATGTTTAAAATGCTGAAATTCCTTGGAATTGTCAGTAGTCGAAACCACTTTTCATGGCCAGTATAGCTTTTCATAAGTATTTACAAATGGAGTTTTGCAGGGTTGTGATGCGTCCATTCTGCTGGACCCGAGCACGAGCAACCCGAACACGGAGAAGCAAGCAATCGCTCTGCGCGGGTACGACGCCGTGAACAAGATCAAGGCGGCCCTAGAGTCCATCTGCCCGGGAGTCGTCTCCTGCGCTGACATCCTCGCCTTCGCGGCGCGCGACTCCACCACCGCCTCCGGCGGCTTCACCTTTGGCATGCCCTCCGGCCGCCGCGACGGTCTCGTCTCCGTCTTCGGCGAGGTGTTCCAACACATGCCTTCGCCGTCATCGCAGCTCGGGGATCTCCTCAAGAGCTTCGACGCCAAGGGCCTTGACGCCGTCGACCTCGTGGCGCTCTCCGGCGCGCACTCCTTCGGCCAAACGAGCTGCAACTTCGTCAAACCAAGGCTGTACCCCGCCGACCCCACGATGAACGCCACCTTCGCGACGGCGCTGAGGAGCGTGTGCCCGCAGCAAGGCGGGGGATCGATCTTGGTGAACAACAACCGTGTGTCGCAGGACCCGAACAAGCTGAGCAATGCGTTCTACCAGAACGTGGCATCTAGGCAGGTTCTTTTCACGTCAGACCAGACGCTGACTAGTCGCAACGACACGGCGGCAATGGTCGCCGACAATGCCGCCAGACCCATCGCGTGGATGGCTAGGTTCACGGGTGCTATGTTGAAGATGGGCCGCATCGACGTTCTCACCGGGGCTAACGGCGAGGTCAGGAAGGTCTGCTTCGCCACCAACAGCGGGACTTAATTAGTTGGCCGCATGCATGGGTGCAAGCATGAGGATTAAACAAAGTGCAAGGGCTGGTGGACTTAATTAGTTGGTTTAATCCTTGTCATTTCATTTCGTTTTTAATATATTGGTTTCCCTCTTTTTATACTGCTCCTGGACTAGTTGCACTTTAACAATGATGTACATTTATTCGTTGACATGAAAAACTTCTGAACTTTAATTTGTTAGTGTACTGTTttgttttatttcattttaaataGGTTGGTTTCATCTGTGATTACTCTGTACTATTTGTCTTTTAACAATGATGCAAAATTATTAGATTGACCAAAGACTACATAGCTGACTTAAGAAACTTGAAACAACATGCAACACCGATAATCATTCGGGGATGAAAACTTTCCATCCCCGGGTCCTAGCAGTTGGATCAAACTGTTCTAGGCTGTTAGACCGGCTTCTATGTTCTGTTTCATCTTAAATCCCGCTTTTGCTTTATTGTAGAAAAAACACTCCGTTTTTTCTTTattgaataaaaataaaaaaattgacTAAAAACCAAAGGAAAATAATCCATCAAGCATGGAGCTTGCCGAAGACTTCGTCGGGGACTTGCCTGATACATTGTAGGAAAAATTTTAATATTGTAGCAAGCCCGTCAGAGACATCGCGGGACACTTCGTGACAAAAATTGTACTAATATAGCAAAACCACACAACGATTGTATGAAAAAAATATAACAAATCCCTGCCTGCCACAACAAAATCTTAAAAAGGTGGTGGCAACACAGAGCATCCCCGACCACAATTGGTTGCAtcacaaaaaaaaaaggaaaaaggatTTCAGACAGGGCCAAGAGGATGAAAGGATTATACAGCGAAAGGAGGTAGCCTTGTTCTTCACATCAAAGTTGCCGGAGTTAAGTGTgacctcttcttcctcttgcagGTCACCAGCGGGGCTGAAGCTCTCTGTTCTGGCCCCATCGACTTCTCTGCTTCATACTTTTGATGCGAACGAATGGGTTCGAGTTGAAAGGATAAAGAATGGAAACTGCTGGGCATCCCCCAGGGTATTAGAACTCCTAGCCCTCGGGTCTGTAGCCGTACGATCAAATCATCCAGGACCGTAGGGTCCGGTCGAAAGTAAGACACATTCCCGCTTTTGCTGCCTGGCAGCAAAAACCACCCGATTGTAGCAAATACCTGAAGAGAAGCTTTCTTCCTCCTCGTGTGCGCAGTCCCGCGACTCGCTGGCGAAGCTGGGCGCGATAACCGCCGAGGACACGCCCTGCAGCAACCACCCCCGTTGTCCATGGCACATTTGCTTCGATCCATGCTATACCCGCTCCTGGCCATAAGAACCACCTAGTGCCACCACCCATAGTTGCTTCAAGCTCTGGATCTAATCACAGCCGAGCTGCAATAGATATGGCGAATGCCAGCACAGGAGGACCGTTGCAGCAATGATTCCATGGAAGATTCAACAACCTATCAGTATTTTTCAACCACAACCCCGAGATTGAACAACCAGCTGCATCGGTGAGTTCTTCCCC
This Lolium perenne isolate Kyuss_39 chromosome 1, Kyuss_2.0, whole genome shotgun sequence DNA region includes the following protein-coding sequences:
- the LOC139831900 gene encoding uncharacterized protein yields the protein MVRHRHPEVDDPMSAEVDEESLVLSSGGLPHGRLAMLNKAVKHTLTTTFTRLKAGLTKDSPPLPPRRRARQQPAYDPDFEAAYVAAHQEYQVAFNQHQQQFMEYMAYIHASFVANQTGQTADLGPMPPFPGPAPNMPSKENFAAEYYGRTTGTGCSGNQGGGRDMTPVHHGGPSPGATPGTSPGTSPGPSPGGSSAASTGRNRPVFSGDELL
- the LOC127333520 gene encoding peroxidase P7 → MSTATTSKIMLLMAFMAAALSSVSMASGLRYNFYNTSCPGAEDKVRSVVQSLISNDATMGAAFVRLFFHDCFVRGCDASILLDPSTSNPNTEKQAIALRGYDAVNKIKAALESICPGVVSCADILAFAARDSTTASGGFTFGMPSGRRDGLVSVFGEVFQHMPSPSSQLGDLLKSFDAKGLDAVDLVALSGAHSFGQTSCNFVKPRLYPADPTMNATFATALRSVCPQQGGGSILVNNNRVSQDPNKLSNAFYQNVASRQVLFTSDQTLTSRNDTAAMVADNAARPIAWMARFTGAMLKMGRIDVLTGANGEVRKVCFATNSGT